From one Flavobacteriales bacterium genomic stretch:
- a CDS encoding HAMP domain-containing histidine kinase, which yields MEKRSISVMLIAIVVALAGLLAIQSVWMRETVRLREEQFEQQMRLALLRVSDRVEGMERMRELKGDRRGRRMLARLDSLRASARRDPALATLVEGEFADLDAPGLTPAPLESDREHYEAMIADLVRGILASDQARDIRKRIDPIALDSLVQQELAGLGLDGHANWAVFTAKGDPVDGLAMPDSAVAGLGESPFRTRLFRHDLTGAEHYLHVHALLSRSTLLRGSWPMLLVSGLFAAMIITAFVFTIRTVLRQKRLNDIRKDLVNNLTHELKTPISTIGLACEALADPSIPRTEEQLQSYTAMIRDENKRLGALVENVLQSAIEDDGRMVMKLVDLDLHAVISEVARSSAMQVSRRDGRIETDLAAELHRVKADRIHMTNLLYNLIDNAVKYCDKEPRVRIATSSNDEGITVSVSDNGIGVPASEQRKIFDRLYRVPTGNLHNAKGFGLGLSYVKSVVERHRGRIRLESAVGKGSTFHIFIPFQT from the coding sequence GTGGAGAAGCGCAGCATCAGCGTGATGCTCATCGCCATCGTGGTGGCGCTGGCAGGGCTGCTCGCGATACAATCGGTCTGGATGCGCGAGACGGTTCGGCTGCGCGAGGAGCAATTCGAACAGCAGATGCGCCTTGCGCTCCTTCGCGTCAGCGACCGGGTCGAAGGCATGGAGCGGATGCGCGAGCTCAAGGGAGACCGGAGGGGGCGGCGCATGCTCGCGCGGCTCGACTCGCTCCGCGCCTCCGCTCGCCGGGACCCCGCCCTGGCCACGCTTGTTGAAGGGGAGTTCGCCGACCTGGATGCGCCGGGGCTCACGCCTGCTCCGCTAGAGTCGGACCGGGAGCACTACGAGGCCATGATCGCGGATCTGGTGCGGGGTATCCTTGCCAGCGACCAGGCGCGCGACATCCGTAAGCGGATCGATCCCATTGCCCTCGACAGCCTGGTTCAGCAGGAACTCGCTGGCCTTGGGCTCGATGGCCATGCGAATTGGGCCGTGTTCACCGCCAAGGGCGATCCGGTGGATGGTCTGGCCATGCCGGATAGCGCCGTGGCAGGTCTGGGCGAATCGCCATTCCGCACCCGCCTGTTCCGGCACGACCTCACCGGAGCAGAGCACTATCTCCATGTGCATGCGTTGCTATCACGAAGCACCTTGCTGCGCGGCTCATGGCCCATGCTGCTGGTCTCGGGGCTCTTCGCCGCCATGATCATCACCGCCTTCGTCTTCACCATTCGCACGGTGCTTCGGCAGAAACGGCTCAACGACATCCGGAAGGACCTGGTGAACAACCTCACCCATGAGCTCAAGACGCCCATCAGCACCATCGGCCTTGCTTGCGAGGCGCTGGCAGATCCTTCGATCCCGCGCACCGAAGAGCAGCTCCAGTCCTATACAGCCATGATCCGCGATGAGAACAAGCGTCTGGGCGCATTAGTGGAGAACGTACTGCAGAGCGCCATTGAGGACGATGGGCGCATGGTGATGAAGCTCGTTGACCTGGACCTGCACGCCGTGATCTCCGAGGTGGCTCGCAGCAGCGCCATGCAGGTGAGCCGGCGGGATGGGCGGATCGAGACCGATCTAGCCGCGGAGCTGCATCGTGTGAAAGCCGACCGCATCCACATGACCAACCTGCTCTACAACCTCATCGACAATGCCGTGAAATACTGCGACAAGGAGCCGCGCGTTCGCATCGCCACCAGCAGCAACGATGAAGGCATCACTGTGAGCGTGTCCGATAACGGCATCGGCGTGCCGGCCAGCGAGCAGCGCAAGATCTTCGACAGGCTCTATCGCGTGCCTACCGGCAACCTTCACAATGCCAAAGGCTTCGGCCTCGGGCTGAGTTACGTGAAGAGCGTGGTCGAGCGCCACCGGGGCCGCATCCGCTTGGAGAGCGCCGTGGGCAAAGGCAGCACATTCCATATTTTCATCCCGTTCCAAACATGA
- the rplM gene encoding 50S ribosomal protein L13 — MANEATVQQEWLLVDAENEVLGRLASKVAMLVRGKHKTTFTPHVNCGDQVIVINADKVRLTGTKMADKEYQRYSLYPGGQTIETAKNLKARKPEALVENAVRGMLPKNRLGRRLFNNLHVVAGAAHKHDAQKPRTFDLNTIK; from the coding sequence ATGGCCAACGAGGCCACCGTGCAGCAAGAATGGCTGCTGGTAGATGCTGAGAACGAAGTACTTGGACGCTTGGCCAGCAAGGTGGCCATGCTCGTCCGGGGCAAGCACAAGACCACCTTCACCCCGCATGTGAACTGCGGCGATCAGGTGATCGTGATCAACGCCGACAAGGTGCGCCTCACGGGCACCAAGATGGCTGACAAGGAATACCAGCGCTACAGCCTCTATCCCGGTGGACAGACCATCGAGACGGCCAAGAACCTGAAGGCCCGCAAGCCTGAGGCCTTGGTGGAGAACGCTGTGCGCGGCATGCTCCCCAAGAACCGCTTGGGCCGCCGCCTCTTCAACAACCTGCATGTGGTGGCAGGCGCCGCTCACAAGCACGATGCCCAGAAGCCCCGCACCTTCGACCTGAACACGATCAAGTAA
- the rpsI gene encoding 30S ribosomal protein S9 produces MATINSLGRRKTSIARVILAEGKGTITVNGRDSKQYFPILLQQYKVQQPFALTETVGKYDVTATIDGGGITGQVEALRLGIARALVKIDAEHKPKLKALDLMTRDPREVERKKFGRKKARKRFQFSKR; encoded by the coding sequence ATGGCAACCATCAACAGCCTCGGTCGCCGCAAGACCAGCATCGCCCGCGTGATCCTCGCCGAAGGCAAGGGCACCATCACGGTGAATGGCCGCGACAGCAAGCAGTATTTCCCCATCCTGCTGCAGCAATACAAAGTGCAGCAGCCCTTCGCCCTCACCGAAACGGTTGGCAAGTATGATGTGACCGCCACCATCGACGGCGGCGGCATCACCGGCCAGGTGGAGGCCCTGCGCCTGGGCATTGCCCGCGCGCTGGTGAAGATCGACGCCGAGCACAAGCCCAAGCTCAAGGCGCTCGATCTCATGACGCGTGACCCACGCGAGGTGGAGCGCAAGAAATTCGGACGCAAGAAAGCGCGCAAGCGCTTCCAGTTCAGCAAGCGTTAA
- the ruvB gene encoding Holliday junction branch migration DNA helicase RuvB produces MSDGFDVRNEQRSASDKELEQVLRPRRFEEFAGQRAVTDNLKVFVQAAKQRGEALDHVLLHGPPGLGKTTLANIIAQEMGVGIRITSGPVLDKPADLAGLLTNLEPHDVLFIDEIHRLTPVIEEYLYSAMEDYRIDLVIDAGPNARTVQIALNPFTLVGATTRSGLLTAPLRARFGINSRLDYYDSATLRGIVKRSAGLLHVPIIPEAADEIARRSRGTPRIANALLRRVRDFAQIQGDGTIDLAIAQHALKALSVDAHGLDEMDNRILGAIIDKFSGGPVGLNTVATAVGEEAGTIEEVYEPFLIMEGYLQRTPRGRQATERAYKHLGRAPSVKPGSLFE; encoded by the coding sequence ATGAGTGACGGGTTCGATGTCCGCAACGAGCAGCGCTCCGCCTCCGACAAGGAGCTGGAGCAAGTGCTGCGACCGCGCCGCTTCGAGGAATTCGCTGGGCAGAGGGCCGTGACCGACAACCTGAAGGTATTCGTGCAAGCGGCCAAGCAGCGCGGCGAAGCGTTGGACCATGTGCTGCTGCATGGTCCGCCTGGCCTGGGCAAGACGACGCTCGCCAACATCATTGCACAAGAGATGGGCGTGGGCATCCGCATCACCAGCGGGCCGGTGCTCGACAAGCCTGCCGACCTCGCCGGGCTGCTCACCAACCTGGAACCGCACGATGTGCTTTTCATCGACGAGATCCACCGGCTCACGCCGGTGATCGAGGAGTACCTGTACAGCGCCATGGAGGATTACCGCATCGACCTGGTGATCGATGCTGGCCCGAACGCGCGCACGGTGCAGATCGCGCTCAACCCGTTCACGCTCGTGGGCGCCACCACGCGGAGCGGCCTGCTCACCGCGCCGCTGCGGGCACGCTTCGGCATCAACAGCCGCCTCGATTACTACGACAGCGCCACCTTGAGGGGGATCGTGAAGCGCAGCGCAGGGCTGCTCCACGTGCCCATCATCCCCGAGGCCGCCGATGAGATCGCGCGCCGCAGCCGGGGCACGCCGCGCATCGCCAACGCGCTGCTGCGCCGCGTACGCGACTTCGCCCAGATCCAAGGCGATGGCACCATCGACCTGGCCATCGCGCAGCACGCGCTTAAAGCGCTGAGTGTTGATGCGCACGGCCTCGATGAGATGGACAACCGCATCCTCGGCGCCATCATCGACAAGTTCAGCGGTGGCCCGGTGGGCTTGAATACCGTGGCCACAGCCGTGGGAGAAGAGGCGGGCACCATCGAGGAGGTATACGAGCCGTTCCTGATCATGGAAGGCTATCTGCAGCGCACGCCGCGCGGTAGGCAGGCCACCGAGCGGGCGTACAAGCACCTGGGCCGGGCGCCCAGCGTGAAGCCGGGGAGCTTATTCGAGTGA
- a CDS encoding elongation factor Ts, translating into MAITATDVNKLRQITGAGMMDCKQALTEANGDFDAAIDILRKKGQKVAAKRADRDATEGQVIGLTSADGKRGVLVCTNCETDFVAKNADFAAMANRIASIALEKAADSVDALKAMAYDSNGMTIAEKLVEQTGVIGEKIEVSACHLLSAEFVFAYNHPGNKVGSLVGLSKAGFEGVAKDVAMQVAAMGPIALDKDSTPQSVIDKEIEIGKELAIQEGKPADMAEKIAMGRLNKFFKESTLLAQEFIKDNKLNVEQYVKSADKDLKVTGFKRHSLTV; encoded by the coding sequence ATGGCTATCACTGCCACCGACGTGAACAAGCTGCGCCAGATCACCGGCGCGGGCATGATGGATTGCAAGCAGGCCCTCACTGAGGCCAATGGCGATTTCGACGCAGCCATCGACATCCTGCGGAAGAAGGGCCAGAAAGTGGCCGCCAAACGCGCCGACCGCGACGCTACCGAAGGTCAGGTGATCGGCCTCACCAGTGCCGATGGCAAACGCGGCGTGCTGGTGTGCACCAATTGCGAGACCGATTTCGTGGCCAAGAACGCCGACTTCGCCGCAATGGCCAACCGAATCGCCAGCATCGCACTGGAGAAAGCCGCGGACAGCGTGGATGCGCTGAAGGCGATGGCGTACGACAGCAATGGCATGACCATCGCCGAGAAGCTCGTGGAGCAGACCGGGGTGATTGGCGAGAAGATCGAGGTGAGCGCCTGCCACCTGCTCTCCGCCGAGTTCGTATTCGCTTACAACCACCCGGGCAACAAGGTGGGCAGCCTCGTGGGCCTGAGCAAAGCCGGCTTCGAAGGCGTTGCGAAGGATGTGGCCATGCAAGTGGCGGCCATGGGTCCCATCGCACTCGACAAGGACAGCACCCCGCAGAGCGTGATCGACAAGGAGATCGAGATCGGCAAAGAGCTCGCGATCCAGGAAGGCAAGCCCGCCGACATGGCCGAGAAGATCGCCATGGGGCGCCTGAACAAGTTCTTCAAGGAGAGCACCCTGCTCGCACAGGAGTTCATCAAGGACAACAAGCTCAACGTGGAGCAGTACGTGAAGAGCGCCGACAAGGACCTCAAGGTCACCGGCTTCAAGCGGCACTCGCTCACGGTTTAG
- a CDS encoding transmembrane 220 family protein produces the protein MKTINLTLAILFFLFAGLQFNDPDPLPWMISYTAVATLCSLAAFGGHFKWITIAVAVPLIIWLLALLPGVIGWIGSGMPSLTGAMKAETPYIEETREFGGLLMAIGALLHLWRLALREEKRSAD, from the coding sequence ATGAAGACTATCAACCTCACGCTCGCGATCCTCTTCTTCCTTTTCGCTGGGCTGCAATTCAATGATCCGGACCCGTTGCCCTGGATGATCAGCTACACCGCTGTGGCCACCTTGTGCTCGCTTGCAGCGTTCGGCGGCCATTTCAAATGGATCACCATCGCGGTCGCGGTACCGCTGATCATCTGGCTCCTTGCGCTGTTGCCCGGCGTGATTGGCTGGATCGGCAGCGGCATGCCCAGCCTCACCGGAGCCATGAAGGCCGAGACGCCATACATCGAAGAGACGCGCGAATTCGGCGGCCTGCTCATGGCCATCGGGGCACTGCTGCATCTGTGGCGCCTTGCCCTGCGCGAAGAGAAGCGCTCGGCCGATTAG
- a CDS encoding response regulator transcription factor: protein MTPHARLLVVEDDPNLGSLLSTYLQARGFEADLKADGKQGAAAFGKGKYDLILLDVMMPLKDGFTLAKEIRAKDPEVPIIFLTAKSMKQDVVLGFQSGADDYITKPFGMEELLLRISAVLRRTKGAEPAPEEPAVYAFSHSELDHRKQILRTPAGERRLTTKENELLRLLCLHRNQVLERSVALNKVWGNDSYFNGRSMDVYIAKLRKYLKEDPATEIINIHGQGFRMVAPDPQ, encoded by the coding sequence ATGACCCCGCACGCGCGATTGCTCGTCGTAGAGGACGACCCCAACCTGGGCAGTTTGCTCAGCACCTACCTGCAGGCCCGCGGCTTCGAGGCCGACCTGAAAGCCGATGGGAAACAGGGCGCCGCCGCATTCGGCAAAGGCAAGTACGACCTGATTCTTCTGGATGTGATGATGCCCTTAAAGGACGGATTCACGCTGGCCAAGGAGATCCGTGCGAAGGATCCGGAGGTGCCCATCATCTTCCTCACCGCGAAAAGCATGAAGCAGGATGTCGTGCTGGGCTTCCAGAGCGGCGCCGATGATTACATCACCAAGCCTTTCGGCATGGAGGAGCTCCTGCTGCGCATCAGCGCGGTGCTGCGCCGCACCAAGGGCGCGGAGCCGGCGCCCGAGGAGCCGGCGGTTTATGCGTTCAGCCATTCGGAGCTCGATCACCGCAAACAGATCCTGCGCACCCCTGCGGGCGAACGACGCCTCACCACCAAGGAGAACGAATTATTACGCCTCTTGTGCTTGCACCGGAACCAAGTGCTCGAGCGTTCCGTGGCCCTCAACAAGGTCTGGGGGAACGACAGCTATTTCAACGGCCGCAGCATGGACGTGTACATCGCCAAGCTGCGCAAGTACCTCAAGGAAGACCCGGCCACGGAGATCATCAATATACACGGCCAGGGCTTCCGCATGGTGGCGCCCGATCCGCAATGA
- a CDS encoding T9SS type A sorting domain-containing protein → MKHLYLFAAAALLSAGSAMAQNTKHPDGINPELRGLKVEGRALPWVTAQRGGGPANDECAGAIVMTVNGDCVPVDGNLDGATETLAPATCSGFTASAANDVWFTFTATSTSTFISVTGASTGTDPDTTGVDPVLQLFTGDCGNLTAVGCVDATFPAGTTETAQATTVIGTTYYYRIYYWPYGGPPTDYGFTTCVYSPAAPSNDNCDGAAALTVGTFCGPVNFSGDGATESLPGAVCTGFTGNANDDIWFSFVATQTTMTIGATGAPGAGAASTVYDAVVEAFDGCGGTSLGCIDATLSAETETLELTGLTVGTTYYFRVYHFFTAAANPYVVAVCVVEGGGINISVPELAAGQDWMVFPNPAINSVSLSYAGETGVGSIELFDVAGRQALVQRGTLTKNSTQQLNVEALAPGAYTVRVTVNGQRTEQRLVIE, encoded by the coding sequence ATGAAGCACTTGTACCTTTTCGCGGCAGCTGCCCTCTTGAGCGCCGGAAGCGCCATGGCGCAGAACACCAAGCATCCCGATGGGATCAACCCTGAACTCCGCGGCCTGAAGGTCGAAGGGCGCGCCCTCCCTTGGGTGACTGCCCAGCGTGGCGGCGGCCCCGCCAACGATGAATGCGCTGGTGCCATCGTCATGACGGTGAACGGCGATTGCGTGCCTGTGGACGGCAACCTCGACGGCGCTACTGAGACCTTGGCGCCCGCCACCTGCAGCGGCTTCACCGCATCCGCCGCCAACGATGTGTGGTTCACCTTCACGGCCACTTCCACCTCGACCTTCATCAGCGTCACCGGTGCTTCCACGGGCACCGATCCGGATACCACGGGTGTTGATCCCGTGCTCCAGCTCTTCACAGGCGATTGCGGCAACCTCACGGCTGTGGGCTGCGTGGACGCCACCTTCCCGGCCGGCACCACCGAGACCGCACAGGCCACTACGGTGATCGGCACCACCTATTACTACCGCATCTACTACTGGCCCTACGGCGGTCCTCCGACCGATTACGGATTCACCACTTGCGTGTATTCCCCTGCCGCACCTTCCAATGACAACTGCGATGGAGCAGCTGCGCTGACCGTGGGCACCTTCTGCGGCCCGGTGAATTTCTCCGGTGATGGCGCAACGGAGAGCTTGCCCGGCGCGGTCTGCACGGGCTTCACAGGCAATGCGAACGACGATATCTGGTTCTCCTTCGTCGCCACGCAAACCACCATGACCATCGGGGCAACGGGAGCTCCCGGCGCTGGGGCAGCTTCTACCGTGTACGATGCGGTGGTGGAGGCCTTTGATGGTTGCGGCGGCACCTCGCTGGGTTGCATCGATGCCACGTTGAGCGCGGAGACCGAGACCCTGGAGCTCACAGGCCTCACGGTGGGCACTACCTATTACTTCCGCGTGTATCACTTCTTCACCGCAGCAGCCAACCCATACGTGGTTGCCGTGTGCGTGGTAGAAGGCGGCGGCATCAACATCAGCGTGCCCGAACTCGCTGCTGGTCAGGATTGGATGGTATTCCCGAATCCCGCCATCAACAGCGTTAGCCTGAGCTACGCTGGAGAGACGGGCGTGGGCAGCATTGAACTGTTCGACGTGGCCGGTCGCCAGGCACTCGTGCAGCGCGGCACGCTCACCAAGAACAGCACGCAACAGCTGAACGTAGAGGCTCTCGCGCCCGGCGCGTACACCGTTCGTGTAACGGTGAACGGCCAGCGCACCGAGCAGCGCTTGGTGATCGAGTAA
- the kbl gene encoding glycine C-acetyltransferase has protein sequence MYGKLQEHLQKELAAIEQAGLFKRERIITSEQGAEITVNGRTVLNFCANNYLGLSSHPEVIAAAHATLDAHGYGMSSVRFICGTQDIHKELEAKLATFHGTEDTILYAACFDANGGVFEPLLGEDDAIISDGLNHASIIDGVRLCKAKRYRYANNDLADLEQQLKQARADGARHIIIVTDGVFSMDGIVADLKGVCDLADRYEALVMVDECHAAGFIGKTGRGSVEHCGVMGRVDIITGTLGKALGGAMGGYTTGRKEIIEMLRQRSRPYLFSNSLAPSIVGASIKVIDLLSASTELRDRLEKNVDRFRSGIEKLGFKTRGSGAAIVPVMLGDARLSQVMADKLLEEGIYVIGFYFPVVPKDTARIRVQLSAAHTDAHIDRALAAFAKVGKELGVIA, from the coding sequence ATGTACGGCAAGCTGCAAGAGCATCTCCAGAAGGAATTGGCGGCCATTGAGCAGGCGGGCCTCTTCAAGCGCGAGCGCATCATCACCAGCGAGCAAGGCGCTGAGATCACCGTGAACGGCCGGACGGTGCTGAACTTCTGCGCCAACAACTATCTCGGGCTTTCCTCGCATCCAGAGGTGATCGCGGCTGCGCACGCTACCCTCGACGCCCACGGCTACGGCATGAGCAGCGTGCGATTCATCTGCGGCACGCAGGACATCCACAAGGAACTGGAAGCCAAGCTGGCCACCTTCCACGGCACCGAGGATACCATCCTGTACGCGGCCTGCTTCGATGCGAATGGCGGCGTGTTCGAACCGCTGCTCGGCGAGGACGACGCCATCATCAGCGATGGGCTCAACCACGCCAGCATCATCGACGGCGTTCGGCTGTGCAAGGCGAAGCGCTACCGATACGCCAACAACGATTTGGCCGACCTGGAGCAGCAGCTCAAGCAGGCCCGGGCCGATGGCGCCCGCCACATCATCATCGTCACCGACGGCGTCTTCAGCATGGATGGCATCGTGGCCGACCTTAAGGGGGTTTGCGACCTCGCGGACCGATACGAAGCACTGGTGATGGTGGACGAGTGCCATGCCGCAGGCTTCATCGGCAAAACAGGCCGCGGCAGCGTGGAGCATTGCGGCGTGATGGGCCGCGTGGACATCATCACCGGTACGCTGGGCAAGGCCCTCGGCGGTGCCATGGGCGGCTACACCACCGGCCGAAAGGAGATCATCGAGATGCTGCGGCAGCGTTCACGGCCCTACCTCTTCAGCAATTCACTGGCGCCATCCATCGTGGGGGCATCCATCAAGGTGATCGACCTGCTCAGCGCGAGCACTGAGTTGCGCGATCGCTTGGAGAAGAACGTGGACCGTTTCCGCAGCGGCATTGAGAAGCTCGGCTTCAAGACACGCGGCTCGGGTGCGGCCATCGTACCCGTGATGCTCGGCGATGCCAGGCTCAGCCAAGTGATGGCCGACAAGCTGCTCGAAGAGGGAATCTACGTGATCGGCTTCTACTTCCCGGTTGTGCCCAAGGATACCGCACGGATCCGCGTGCAGTTGAGCGCGGCGCACACCGATGCGCACATCGACCGGGCGCTTGCGGCATTCGCGAAGGTGGGCAAGGAGCTGGGCGTGATTGCCTAA
- the rpsB gene encoding 30S ribosomal protein S2 codes for MARVEFERLLEAGAHFGHLRRKWNPNMAPYIFGEKKGIHIIDLNKTSAKLEEAANAMKSIARSGKKVLFVATKKQAKDIVADKVKPTGMPFVTERWSGGMLTNFATIRRTIKKMATIDRMKTDGTFENMSKRERLQVMRQREKMEKNLGSVVDLTRLPSALFIVDIVKEHIAVAEARKLSIPTFAIVDTNSDPTLVDFPIPANDDATKSIELITEVMIQAINEGIEERKNDKSAVDEGAEEDGEGAESGAAAPEPAAAEEAAPAAESGTDATVS; via the coding sequence ATGGCACGTGTAGAATTCGAGCGCCTGCTGGAGGCCGGCGCGCATTTCGGCCACCTGCGCCGGAAGTGGAACCCCAACATGGCCCCGTACATCTTCGGGGAGAAGAAGGGCATCCACATCATCGACCTCAACAAGACCAGCGCGAAGCTGGAGGAGGCCGCGAATGCGATGAAGAGCATCGCCCGCAGCGGTAAGAAGGTGCTCTTCGTGGCCACCAAGAAGCAGGCGAAGGACATCGTGGCTGACAAGGTGAAGCCCACCGGCATGCCTTTCGTGACGGAGCGGTGGAGCGGCGGCATGCTCACCAACTTCGCCACCATCCGGCGCACGATCAAGAAGATGGCCACCATCGATCGCATGAAGACCGATGGCACCTTCGAGAACATGAGCAAGCGCGAGCGCCTGCAGGTGATGCGCCAGCGCGAGAAGATGGAGAAGAACCTCGGCAGCGTGGTGGACCTCACCCGCCTGCCCAGCGCGCTGTTCATCGTCGATATCGTGAAGGAGCATATCGCCGTGGCCGAGGCCCGCAAGCTGAGCATCCCCACCTTCGCCATCGTGGACACCAACAGCGACCCAACGCTGGTGGACTTCCCGATCCCGGCCAACGACGACGCCACCAAGAGCATCGAGCTCATCACCGAGGTGATGATCCAGGCCATCAACGAGGGCATCGAGGAGCGCAAGAACGATAAGTCCGCTGTGGACGAGGGCGCAGAGGAGGACGGTGAGGGCGCCGAGAGCGGTGCCGCTGCTCCGGAACCAGCTGCAGCGGAAGAAGCCGCCCCAGCTGCTGAATCCGGGACCGACGCAACCGTCTCTTGA
- a CDS encoding SDR family oxidoreductase, whose product MDIRLDGQHALVMGASQGIGRATARVLAGLGASITAVARDKARLDALLHELPATRSPHRAIAVDVSDTDTLASLIASRAAESPIDIVVNNSGGPAPGPAHEADAAAFEAAFRQHLIAYQTVARALVPGMKQRGHGRIINIISTSVKQPLHNLGVSNTIRAAVANWAKTLANELGPFGITVNNVLPGATETDRLTAIIRNKASKQGISEEHASEEMRAEIPLRRFARPEEIAFAVAFLAGPSGACINGINLPVDGGRTACL is encoded by the coding sequence ATGGATATCCGACTCGATGGGCAACATGCCCTGGTGATGGGCGCTTCACAAGGAATCGGAAGGGCAACGGCACGGGTGTTGGCCGGGCTGGGCGCTAGCATCACCGCCGTAGCCCGCGACAAGGCCCGATTGGATGCCCTGCTGCACGAACTTCCTGCAACGCGCTCCCCGCATCGCGCCATCGCCGTGGATGTGAGCGATACGGACACCCTCGCCTCGCTGATCGCATCGCGCGCGGCCGAATCACCGATTGATATCGTCGTGAATAACAGCGGCGGACCCGCTCCTGGACCTGCGCACGAGGCGGACGCCGCTGCCTTCGAGGCCGCCTTCCGCCAGCACCTGATCGCCTACCAGACCGTTGCTCGCGCCTTGGTGCCCGGCATGAAGCAGCGCGGGCACGGCCGCATCATCAACATCATCAGCACCAGCGTGAAGCAGCCGTTGCATAACCTGGGCGTGAGCAACACCATTCGCGCAGCGGTGGCCAATTGGGCCAAGACGTTGGCCAATGAGCTCGGGCCCTTCGGCATCACGGTGAACAACGTCCTGCCCGGTGCCACGGAGACCGACCGCCTCACGGCCATCATCCGAAACAAGGCCTCCAAGCAGGGCATCAGCGAGGAGCACGCTTCCGAGGAAATGCGCGCCGAGATACCGCTCCGTCGTTTCGCTCGGCCCGAAGAGATCGCCTTTGCGGTTGCCTTCCTTGCGGGGCCATCAGGCGCATGCATCAACGGCATCAACCTGCCGGTGGATGGCGGGCGCACAGCTTGCCTCTGA